TCGTGtccccgtggcggcggcggatgctTGGCCGCGGCTCTGGGGGCCGGGACGGGGCAGTACTCAGCGCAGCGGTGGAACGGGTTGGCGGCGTTGGGGCAGTCCGGGTTGACCCCCTGCCACTGCCCATCTCCAGCGGCCTCCTCGTCCTTCGCCGGTGGCCGAGCGCTCCTCCTCGCCCCGCCAACCTCCGGAGACTCTTCGATGGTCTCGCCTCCCCCCTCCGAATCATCGGCGGTCGTAATCTCACATTCCTCGTCGTCGCGGTGCGCGGTCCCGTTCTGCGCCGCGTGGCCCGGCCCCGGTGGCGGGGGCGACTTGGCCGCCGCCGCTAGTGGGGCCGGGACGGGGCAGTACTCCGCGCAGCTGTGGAAGCGGTTGGAGGCGTTGGGGCAGTCCGGGTTCACCGCCCGCTCTGCCCCGGCCTCCTCCTCGGAGTCGTCGGCGGCAGCGGGAACCACCCGCTTCGCGCCGTCCCCATGCCTGGTCCCGTTCTGCGCCGCTCGGGGACGAGGCGGGGACGGCTTGGCCGCGGCGGCCCTGGGGGCCGGGACGGGGCAGTACTCGGCGCAGCGGTGGAAGGGGTTGGCGGCGTTGGGGCAGTCCGGGTTGACCCCCTGCGCCCGCACCCCTCCTCCGGCGTCCATCGCCGGCTGCCGCGCGctcttccctctccctcctcctcctcctccggggtCAGCGGCTGGCAGGCCAGCAAACCTGACCAGAGGGGAGTCTAGGTTGACTCGCAAGCACGCGAGAATCCGCAGAAACTCGAGCACCCGACGGGATGGTGCAGCCGCGCGacacacggaagaagaaggaTCGGTGGGGGTTGGGTGGTGGAGGGATCGGAAGGGGAGATTCGCGGCGCGTGCTGGATAATTGAGGAGGTGGGCGAGCGGGGGAGATGGAAGggaaggaaggggaaggggTCCAAGTTCCAAGTCGTAGCGGGCAGCCGGGAGGAGGGCGGGTCGGTCCAAGTCCAATCTGATGGATGCCAAGCTCCGCGTGCGTCCATCTCCGAATTCCAGCCCCCTCGGCTTTTCGACTTTTCGCCGTGTCCTCTTGCGCTTGTACCGCCAATGTACACATTGACTAACGCGGGCAATAAAAAAATGATTTTTCCGGCTCTTGATCCAGAAATTTGGACTTCAGCTTCAAGACTTCAGAATTCAGAAACAGGGTTCGGGAAACTTCTGATGGAGTTTCAACTGCAAGCTCCCAAGGGAAAAGTTACAAAAAGTCCTGCCATTGAGAATCATCTAGAATCAGGGCTGCCTCGTTCGTTTTCTCCAACATCGTGGTACTGCGAGCTGTGGACTGATCGCGGGAGAGATTGGGAGAAGAAAACTTGGGGAAAGGCATTAGGCAAAACTCGTGTCCAAGAGCAGGCTGCAGGCCATGGGCTCTCCCAGTCACGTGGCAACGGCTGCTTGGGCACGAGTGTTTAATTGGCACCACATGTGCTAGCGGAAAAAAAAATACAGCGACGTGGACGTGACCGGAACCTTCTGTGGTTAGTGAAAGCTTTCTCGAGGGGAATCTGTTTGGTGGAGGTAACAGTTGCCATTTGGGCTACCAGTTGCCACATGATCGGCGTTCAAGACTCGCAGCGTTTGCGTCTGCAATCCCCGCTGTCACTCGGACAGAATagtagttttttttttcaaatgtTGCATGCGTTTCTCTGATTGAACATGACAGAAAAAGCATTGCACGACCCGGTATGTCTTTTTCTAAAAATAAATGTTTTGAGATGCAATTGATTATTGCTACGTAAACCACGAGTACGTTGTGCTTGGGCTGCTATTTCTTTTGATATAATAAGGGTTTGGGCCGCTACCTCTTCTTTTAGAAGGATTTGAGCCCTAAATTGGCCATTTCTGCCACCACACAGAGAGCTCGAAACGAATGAAAAGAAACACTCTCAGCACGCGAGGCCCATTATCAATCTTTTGTCGCTCGAGAAAGCCTATTATGGGCCTTCTAGCCTTAATCACCACTCCAGCAGTAAACAGTTAGTTTCGGGTCCAGCCCTCGTACTTGACCTTCGACGGCCCAGAACACGATAAAAAAAAATGCCGTACTCAATACCGGACGCAAACATCAGAGGTACTATTCTTCTTGTCCGCGGGCTCACCGCTGAAGTTTGGGGAGGGAGTTGCCGAGGTTTCCTGTAGCCTCCGGGCTCagaaaggggagggaggggaTGGGAGGAAGGTCCGGCGGTGGTGGCAGGTTGAGCAGGCGACGCGGTAAGGCGGCTCCCGCAGACCGCCGGTGGTCGGGAAGATAACCGATGGACCAAGCACCGATGGGGAGGCCGATGGGGAGGGCCGTTGCAGGCTTGGCGTCGGCGGTCGGGCCGTTGCAGGCTTGGCGTCGGCGGGAGCCGCCGGAgatgaaggcggcggcggcgacgtaaGACCTTCTACTATGCTCCCGCTCGCAGTTGCACCTGCAACCCTGAGCACCTCCCGTCTACGCTGCATACCATGTACGGTGACTTTGGGGGTGTTCGTTTCCGGGTAcctaaattttagaggggtcacatcaaagagaatcttatcatttagaagtattaaataaagtctaattataaaactaattgcagaaccctagtgctaattcgcgagacgaatctaatgaggtatattagtccatgattagcgaacaattactgtagcatcactgtggcaaattatggattaattaggctcattaaatttgtctcgcgaattagcatctagctgtgcaaaaagttttataaacagattttatttagtacttctaaatagcaagattctctttgatgtgatgggtctaaagtttagataggaGGAAACGAACAGGGCCTTTGCCAGAATCGTGCTTGCGACTTGATAGCCGGATGCCCGGATCGAAGTGACGGCATGCCACGCCAACGCAAGCTACCCCTTGCCAAATCTACGTCTCCCCATCAAAACGGCACACAAGGATCCAGCGCTACTGCCCAGCCCCACTGGCTGGAATGGATCCGGTGCTTTTCCAGTCAGCACCATTCATGGTGAAATGAAAACCGAATCGGCGTGTGGTCCCATCACCGATCTGGAATCCGTGCCCCCGTCGTCGATCGTGCGTAGGCTCACCTACCAGAAGCATGCGAGGGTCCACGGTGACCGGGGTCCCGTCACGGCCGCGGCCGACGCCCGCCGCCGAACCAACCAGTTACCCAGGCCTGTTCTACGGCCACGGTCAGCCGCCACGGCGCCACGGCGCCGGAGAAGCCGCGCGGCGCCGCGTGCCTCCGTTCGGCTTTTCATGTAGGCGTCCGCGTCGAGGCCGCCGCAACGGTCAAAAGCGCAGGCATCCGACGGTGGCCCACGCCGACCCCACCCCACCAGGCTTCACCACCACACCGCCACGCGCCGGGCGTGACGAGAAGAAACGGCAGCCCCGCTCCCCTCGCTCTCCCAGCTCCCAGCCACTCCCAGCCACTTCACAGTTCACACTAGCTCACTCTCTTTCCCCCTACCCCCTCtcatctcggcctcggcctCCCGGTCCCCGGCGCCTCCACGCAACCGGCGCCGCTCCGCCATGGCGtactcgggcggcggcggcaagatGTCGGCCGTGGACGCCATCCTCGCCGAGGCGGCCGACCTGATCGCGCTCGAGCAGATCGCCAAGCTCAACACCGCCCACCTCGCCGACGACTCCGCCCTCCCGTCCAGCCTCGAGTCCCGATTCCGCAAGCTCAAgtccctccccgccgccccggccgctcCAGTCAAGACCCTCGGCCGCAGCGCCACCGCGCCGCACCCCACACTGCCCGACCCGCCGCGGCCGAACCCTGCGCCTGAACAGCCGCCCGCACCGACCCCGCCGGGCCAAGAAGAGCATCCACCGAGCCCGGCGGTCGAAGGCGAGCGGCCACCGGGAGGCGCGGCGGAAGCGGCCAAGAAGAAGGGCGACACATCGCCGCCGCAGGAGCTGCGTCCTACGGCCACCGTCCCCGCGGTTCGCGACGACGAGGACCTGGAGAGATTGTTCGGATCAGGGAGGCGGGGCCGGCCGACGCTGCGGGAGCGGAACAGGGGCCGGGACGACGACGGCTctccctctccgccgccgccgcgccaggcGTGCTGCTTCGGCTTCTCCCCCAGGAAGCCCCTGCAGAGGACGCCGACCAAGGGCAAGAAGGTCCATGGGTCAGGCAACGGCGACGTTCTCGGCATCGACTCCGGCGAGTGGGGCGACGAGAACAGGAGGATGGTCACCGAGCTCAAGGAGCAGCAGCGCAAGCTCAAGAAGGCGCTCGAGGAGCAGGTGAAGGTCAGCAGGGAGACCGCCAAGATGGCGAGCTGGGTCAAGCAGGCATCCGCGCGCATGACTCATACCACGGCCATTGACGACTTACTCAGTGACTGCGAAGACGAAGATGAGCTCAAATGACCAAATGCCATCGCCTTGCCTGTCTTCTTTATCAGTAGTTCCACTGCCTTGATCACAAATCTATCAAATGCTTATCGTACTATAGAGCAGAGCTAGAACTAGCAAATGAGCTGAGGTTTCAGGGAAAATGAAAATATGCTGTTTTTCTTTGTGTGTTTTAGATGAAGAAAGATGTAAGAATGAAATCAGTATGTAAGGAGGCCATGAGTGATACAAGAATGATGAAAAAACTACTATGGTCAAAATGCCTGCTCATctgttctttcttcttcttttttaatTCTGTTTAAATGTAAAAACCATTGTCCATGAACCATGAAGCCTCTAAATAAATTCAATAATGACAGCGCACTATTGGGTGCAAAAGTTAATTCAGGAACCAAAATAGCATCAACTGTTACCAATTCTAATATTAGTTGTGCATCAAGTATTTAGACAAATAAATTCTTAAAATAGTGATGCCTGAATCCTAATTGATTGCTCCtgcttttaatttacagtccATTACCATAAAGCAGAATGTAAGCAGCATAGTATTgcagagaaaagagagaaatgAAAAGTAGGTATTTTAATTAATGAAATTATAGTTGGCTGGAAACC
The genomic region above belongs to Panicum hallii strain FIL2 chromosome 4, PHallii_v3.1, whole genome shotgun sequence and contains:
- the LOC112889999 gene encoding CREB-regulated transcription coactivator 1-like, producing the protein MAYSGGGGKMSAVDAILAEAADLIALEQIAKLNTAHLADDSALPSSLESRFRKLKSLPAAPAAPVKTLGRSATAPHPTLPDPPRPNPAPEQPPAPTPPGQEEHPPSPAVEGERPPGGAAEAAKKKGDTSPPQELRPTATVPAVRDDEDLERLFGSGRRGRPTLRERNRGRDDDGSPSPPPPRQACCFGFSPRKPLQRTPTKGKKVHGSGNGDVLGIDSGEWGDENRRMVTELKEQQRKLKKALEEQVKVSRETAKMASWVKQASARMTHTTAIDDLLSDCEDEDELK